TCCTGGGCATCCCAGGTGCCCAGGCACAACTAGAAAGAAAATGGGAATTGAACAGAaacgaaagaaagaaggaaagaggaGGGAAAATTGACGCAGCACGTTATGGCGCGAACTCCCTTGACCATCTACCCTGTGAAGTGCTGGTTGTGTAATATTTCCCCCATGAAGCAATGCGGTAAACAGCTTGAGAAACTACTGCGTGTTGCATTGTGGGTACAGAGTAATATTTATTCATCTCTGATAAAGGTAAAGCATGTGACCAATCACGACAGACTGATCAGAAAAAGGAGGGAAAGTGATCAAAACAACCCCCCTGTTCATTTAGGATCCTTGTCTACCCTCCGTTGTTTACCAGTCCTGCGGAGCTGTACGCGTCTGCAGGCTATGCCTGCCCCACGATGAGTACATCGGCGTACTTCAGGCCGGTAACACGCAGCCAGGCCGCCCAGAGTGGCAGCAAATTCGCCGATCTGAAGGCTAGAGCCCAGGCTTTGCAGACCACGAGGTCAAGAGGGGGAAAATCAACACCCACTGCCCAGGGAGGACCCTCCTCCTCTGCCGACCCTACCGGGCCATCCCAGAAGAAGACAGCTCAGAAGAGAGTTAAACGTGAACACACTAAAATAGAGTATGAAGCCGAGGCAGAAGGGGATGCAAAAGGCTCTAGCAGTTCTGCCAAGCCAAGAACCACACACAGCATCAAGAAGGAGAGGTGGGAGCCAGAGAGATGGAGGGAACAGCTGGAGAACATCAAGAGGATGAGGGCAGCCAGAGATGCACCTGTAGACTCCATGGGGTGTCAGACCTGCCCCGATAAAAATGCTGCACCTGAGGTTGGTGGtgattcaaataaacaaaaatcatgttttgttttatcacagCTGTAATGTTTAGCTGTtaggcatgttttttttttgtgtttttttttggcaatgcaTGATAGTTGTTGCATGACAAAAGGCAATATCATGAATTTACAGGGCATTGAGTATGTTGTGTCAAGTTGAACGTTTCCTTTCAACTGTAATACTGGGAAAATTCTAACACTATCTCAAGACCTCAGTTAATCTTAATGTTCATACATTATATGCTGTGTCTAGCAGTCATCTCATACtcagaaaacattttcaacCTCCTGTCTAACTGAATTGGATTCAGTGATGCATATTTGTTTGAgtagctcttttttttttcaagtatcCATCAAGAGATTTAccacaaaaaagaaaaaggaaatgcTTTTAATATAGTTTTATTGGAGTGCCACGCCCCCTTTTAGATGCATGCATTTCTCAGAATTTCTGgtcaatatttatttatttatcaatcgttcgcatgcatcattagAATTTCTGGTGCATTGGTTCAAAAGATAGCAAAGGGAAAGTCATGTGATGGTCATTGATGTCTAGTAAAGAAATTTGCAAGTAAGCCCCATGACATCCTTGTGACTAAAGAGGTCTTTGATTTGCAGGAATCGTTAGCCCCAAATCTTGTAGGGATGTTTGCATAATCATGGCTCATTATCCATGTTGTTGGAAGATACCAGGACTCAACAAGTGATGTGGATTTGTACCAAGAAAGTCTGTAAATTTTCTAAGCATGACGCCAAATAATAGTTagttagttactcaagcaactggatatgatttggaaatggtcagtcAAATTGCATAACTATCATTTGGTGTTTATTATTACGTTGCATATATAACAACTGGCTTCATCTTTTCACTCACTAACCACGGTCAGCAAGCAAAGAGATTGAGCCTTCGAGTACTACAGAGGATGGGAGCCGGGCAACATACTTGTATTACCTGAATGTCCAACCATCATTGATATATCTATGAAGTATAGGCACTTAATTCATACTGAGCAATAATGAATTATGCCTTTGGTGTCATTGCTTAAAGCACTTGCTTGCGATCTTTTTTGCTTAAAGGTTACTTCTTATTAAATAGAGTGAGGGAAGACAATATATCCTTAATGATTTCTGTATAGTATGTATTACTTCTCAATCTCCTAACTGTCATCCTGTCCACCAGGTGAAGAGGTACCATGCGCTCATATCCCTCATGCTGTCCAGCCAGACTAAAGACCAGATGACATCAGCAGCCATGAAGCGACTGATAGACCATGGTCTGACTGTGGACAACATCCTGAAGACCAGCGACCAGAAACTCGGGGAGCTGATATATCCTGTGGGCTTTTGGAAGGTATTCAAATTGTTTTCATCATCTCTGCCCTAAAAGTAGAAtggaactagaaaggcaacattttccccAAAATGCAGAATGGTTCCCCATAgctttttgtcaagctactcttAGTCGTACACAATATTTTACCATTGTGTCCGAGAGAAAAAATAACCTACATCGTACatctacttgtttttttttgaccaggtcattaacataatcatacaataccattaggctcgccctatagTATTATGCACGACTcggagagaaaaaaattgaaaatagaaaattgCTCATACTTACAATTAACTTCTTATATCCAgcctaagctctgattggctaaggactaaaaaagaaaaagaacacgcCGGCAACAGTATGTATTCCCCTACTATGGAAACATATAACAAGCGTTTGACAGATTCCCTTTGTACCAGAAATGCAGACAGCTTTGATATTCCCACCGCCTAAACTCCATGAACATGAAATTTAGAGGGcaaagataaagataaactGGTTGTTCATCCATGGTCCATTTGCCACATTGGTCACAAATGTCTGCCATAGCACGCCAAATGTTAGGATGGTGGCACTGGCATATACTGAGCCAGTTGATTTAAGGCACATAATTGGTTGACTGGTGGGTTAATTAAGTGCAAGCATACTGGTACTGGAGACTTTATTCTGCATGTGTACTGAACTTCATGTTGGTTATAATGAGCACTTTCAACCAGACAATTAGTCATGACTGATTAACCAATTTAGACGTGACCTGCTTTTGTATGAGATTAGCTATTACAGTAGAGCTGAGAGGAGGCTGTGTTGATGTTTTAACATTGGTCTGTCCTTGTTTCTGCTTTCAGACCAAGGTCAAGTATATCAAAAACACCACCCAGATGGGAAGGACCAGTACGGTGGAGACATCCCTGCAACAGTAGCAGAGATGTCAAGTGCCGGGTGTTGGCCCTAAAATGGCCTATCTGACAATGGATGTAGGATGgggaaaggtaaacaaacaacagacattttgtttcaaatattATATCTCCATCTTTGTAGTTCAATGATGCGCTGTCTTGAGTCTCGAAATGAAAGCTCAAGGAATATGTGTTTTAGGCTGTTAACTCACCATAAATGATTATAAATTATTGTTAACACATATTTAAATTCAGAAGAACTCTGTACTGTCTCAGTGCCTAGATTAGAGATAAGagaagataatttttttttatttcttggtttGTTTTTTCAATGGCAGGTTGAAGGGATCTGTGTGGACACACATGTACATCGGATCTCCAACAGACTTGGGTGGCTGAAGAAGCCTACCAAAGTGCCAGAAGATACAAGAATGGCACTTGAGGAATGGTTACCTAGGTTTGTAGAATACATTTCAGAATAGCATTAGATATACAAACAGAGAAAActagaatttctttttttttttcatcttgtgtGGAATGAATGATCATCAAGCAATATAGAGGTTAGGCTTGGGCTTATTTTGGATGTCTTCTTTtagctattttttttacaaggctTTCTCTTttctgaaatgttattttttgtaGCAAATCTGACAAACTAGAAAGCCCAGTAAAATATCTAAAAAGACATCCAAAATAAGCCAAACCCTAACGTCTGCTTAGAGAATAATCAATCATGTCTATTAAGTAATTTCCCTttacatacagtgtacatgttgCACAATAGTCTTGGTCTTATTAAAAGAGTTGCAATTAAGAAATTATATACTTGTTCCAGTATTCTGTTCCATATAGTTTTAGCATTCACCTAAATATTTCTGAGCCCCAAAGCCGTAATGTTGCATAAGTGCAAGTAGCATGCATGCAACAGCTACACTGTTGGTATCATGTCCACTTTGCTATGAAGTACCTTTAGATTGTTATCTCTGTTCATGGTGTGTCACTTTGTAACATGCTGTTACATTTAGGTAGTGATTTAAAGTGGTCAGACTTTGGTGTTACATGCTTCTCTGTGTTTTCCATTGACTTACCAAAATATACTTTTACTGTTGTTTTGCTAAGCCTTAATGTGTGTTTTCAAACCCACTGTACCATCTCTGCAGACTGGTAGTGCATTTGAAAACCATGACAAAACAATATCATGTGTTGAGAAACAAGCCATTCATTTGATTGATCATAATGACAAGCTATTTTCAGCCTTTCCAGGTGAGATCCATTCAATGAGACCACCTAACCACTTTGTGTAAATAATCTATTGAAGGCATTGTTAAGTGGCGTTGCTTGGAATTCAATGGATACAAATGCGTGCATCACCAGTTTATACACTGCCAGAACAAAGCTTGGAAAGTCCTTTGTTCTTAACTTTAGAAGACTCCTTTGCTGTTCATCCCAGCATTCTTTGTGTATAAGGAATAAATTGAATAAAACTAAGTTGCTGGAGTTACTAGTATTAATTAATTTTTTGTCGAGGGTGTTAAAGGAACCCGAGTGGGTGTGCAACCCTATTTCCCCATAGTATGCCTCGTCCCATGTTctaactgtatctgtatctatatagccggtataaccgctgttcggtgtaacacaccagctaactATTACTATACTCCTTCACAGGGAACACTGGAGTGAGCTGAACTGGTTGCTGGTTGGTTTCGGGCAGCAGACATGCCTGCCTGTCGGTGCAAAGTGCAGTGGATGCCTGAACAAGGAGATCTGTCCCTTTGGAAAGTCTCAGCTCAGATATTCCAAAAACAAGAAGTCACCAAAAAAGTGACTGGTAGAGAAACAACCACAAAAGGCAATAGCATTCAAGTTCCAGTAACCTGTATCAGCTTGCAGCATTCTCATAGATTGCTTTGGACATGCATTATCATATCATTTACGGTTACTATGTTTTGATTTTGAGAACAATCTCTACAGGAGGTACCTATTATGGTATGTACTATATTAATATTGAGATGGATAGTGTTTGCATGTCCAAATATAAAATCTAACTATTCAGACACCATTTGGATCTCTTCTAGCAAACCAGAAGCATCTGCTCATCCCTTAGAAgccatagagtccattccaagacaccatgagggtttttaggcgatatttataattagtctgaattattttgaataaaagaatatctgagccacaataattaaattattttcaaaaaattgactaagaaaatactcatttatttgaatttctttgaatattttagaaacattttgaaagtaactatacaaaaatatctttatttagaataattgtgtaacctctctgtgattatttcacatttaggccacaccaatttaatttcttggttcacggattttttcataaaaaatatggagcgagagggcgaaataaaaataaaaataaaacttggttggggtaaaggtaacggctaatccaaaacacaaagaaaaaagttttcagcttgaaaaaagtacaaaaacactattattgtacagtaaccgCACCTgaacccacactttaaggagcttataatgtaaaggtcaatttgctacaccagaaagttggtcaatggtttcattaatggtgaaaatttgctgagtggtaatttttatttttatttttttttccaaaaaataggagcgagcgaatccgtgaaccaagaaattaaattggtgtggccttacaaagatttacaaaaaatggtaaaccttgccaaatggtaaaattagtttattgcccccataaaagtaagccctattgttgcatctgtatatttttagatttcactgctgggcactggtggatcctttgtggtgggccattgttgcatggcacccaaccatactttgcaaggatgtgtgaattgctatcttcccagcccaccgaaccatttacaaaaaatggtagaaaatggtaaataatggtagaatgctgttatcattatttagaaaccattagaagtatccaattccacaccatgaatatttccaaagttttacaggaccagggaaatatttataaagttgaaacagtgttaaaaatatttctgaagtatcaaatgtcctagataTATAATTACAaagctttaaaatcaattctaaacaatggcaacaaacatctgcatggtgtcttggaatggactctatggtCTAACATTAACAATTAGAATTGTTTATGTTAGAAAACCCGTTTGTCCCGTGATGACTCAAAATACCAATAATCAGACCGTTAAGTTACTGTAAGTTTCATAACAAGCAATGACACCCTGAATTGATGTTTGTGCAATAACATCATCATTGCTTACACTGTTGTCATGACAATACATTGATTGTATGTTTCTCATTGTTTGTGCAACTattcttgaattttctaaaaactCGCTGAAATGCAATACTGACAGCAATGGAAGATTGTGAAAAGTGAAAAGTGGCAATAGCATACATGGTATGTCTGAGTActactacattgtactgtagTTGCTGTTTTGCATGTACTTTAATGTAGTGTATTGACTCGAGAGGTAATTATGAAGTTCAAAGCAAGAGCTGTGAGAGCAAGCCtgataaaaaaaagcttttttcaCACCTCATTTGGTGTTGATGGCTGATGTTAACAGCACAGTATGTACGTATGTAACATTACACTAGAGGTATGATTTTTAGCCTTTACATACATGATGACATTTATAATAAGTTGTTAGTTGTGCAGCCAAACAGTACAATCATAGGTTTGTAGTGGTGTTTAGCAATGATTCGATTAATGAAGATTCTGTTCCGTTACTGTTTTAAGTTAAGACAAAATTTTATTTCCTGGAGTACTCTTGTATagatgtttatgtatgtatcttCTTTGTTGGATCATCATATTCCATGTTATTTTGTAGATAATCATGGCTATAGGTGTATGATCATGACTAGTGGTGTACATGAAATAGTGCCATACATGGATTATGTAGTCAGTGTGCAGTGCTCATAGTGTATTGGTGCTATTATTAGTCCAACACGTGTACAGCTCTCACGGCAGCTACTCCCTTATGTACAGTGTATAGACTTTATTACACTTATCTCACTTTCGTCATATGTTATAGTCATCATTTCTATTTATGATTACTGAAGTCAAGGTTCTCATTGACGTATGGTGGACAAGCATCAATTACACATTACACATAGTTCATTTCATTTTTGGCATTGCTAACATTACATATACTATACTAACATGAATTCTTTATTACGCAGTCACAAGGGATTGccactgatgatgatgacatataCTAGTGCACACACTGAAGGCAGGGCAGGGATAACAGAACATGGTCATTGATTCATATGTAGTTGCACAGGTCTGTTTGATCCTTGACTTGCAGGTCATGCAATTTCCACTAGTGGGCACTTTTAACCAATAATTTGAAAAGAATCTACATAATCTAACAACAAATTTGCAAGTCACGTCTTATGAAGAATTTCTAGCTTCAGAGACAAAATTCAACAGACTATTCTTAGCAAGGACTTGTCCTTGTTATATAACCAAGGAGCTCTTACCACTGACACCCACAAGTGACAGACAAATATTAATTCCAACTTACAGTTACACTTCCCTAGATGGACAGAAAACTGGTTTGCATTTGATAAGTTGTGACTGAAGATGCCTGTAATATTGCACATTATATCTTCATTTTATTAGAATTGTAAAATAAGATTTAAAAGCCAGGTGCTATCCAAATATGTCATTAGCACTGACCACCCCTATGTTAAAATGGAACAGTCCACAGTAAACAAAGATGGCTGCCTAAGTTTATTTTTCCATGAGGACTCCAGAACCAAGACTTAGTTTTCAGTGGACTTGATACCTATACTAACCATTTAGATGTGGCATCTTCATCAGGGAACTTTTGGAGAAAATGCTGAGTtggtataaccaaggaggtttataaAGTATGACTATGAAAAAAGAGAATGATTATGATttgtaagggggaggggcaaattGCAAATTATTTGTCTTGAGAATGTAAAACCAATTTGAATTCCACTATGATTGATCCAAGCACATACAGCATTGCCTActattttgcaacatttgttGCAATTTGTATTGCAACTTGGTGGTATTGCAGTAACATACAACGACACAGGACTGCAATGCAGAATTCCTCGGGGGAAGGAGCCTATTCCAAGTGTACTTCACCTGGGTGCCTCCGCTGTCGCAGTAACAGCAAAGCTAGGGGACTGATGCTGCAGAAGTTAGTGAGACACTTCCATGACAACAACCTTCCCATTGGTGCAGTACAGAGGGTCATCAAGGCACTACAACAGAAGGACGATGACTTGGAAAGAGAGGGACATGCCATGCAGCAACCTACAGTCCTGTACTTGCAAGACCTGGACACAAAACTAGTGTGGACTGACAGTATCATGTTGGAACATGATGTGAAAACACTGgagaaaaatgcagaaattttacAGTCGGAATTTTCTGCGATCATCAGAGAAAATGGATGGAAAATTAACAACACCCCAACAGGCCAATGGAAGGCACTGTACCTCATCAATCAAGGGGTTCGAGTCCCAGAGACTTGCCAGAAATGTCCGAAGACGGCAAAGATTTTAGGGAAGCTGAAGTTTCTGATGAATGACAGTGGTTTTGGAAATGCCTGCTTTTCTGTGGTTGATCCTGGGACTCATATCACAGGGCATTATGGGCCATGCAACATACGAGTTAGGTGTCATCTAGGCTTACAGGTAATATGCACctgcatttcatttcatttcaatcaagctaattttaattttttataGTTAAAggccatatacatatatacctcACATTGTACAAATCAATCTTCTCTCTTTTGGGTAGACTATGAGTCGTAAATGCAGATTCTTTATATTTTAAGCTTCAAGATCAGGAACTAGTTGGTTCCAAAATGAATCCAAAACAAGCTGAATGATGATGTTATCATTATGACCTGATGATGATGCTGTTATCTTCCCCCCACAGGTACCAGAAGAATGTTCTATCACAGTTGGAGGGCGGAGACTGACGTGGACGGAGGGCAGGTGTCTACTCTTTGATGACTCCTTCTTCCATGAGGtgcatcaccatggcaaccaaaaGGACCCACCCAGAGTAGTTTTCATGGTGGACTTTTGGCACCCTCAGGTGACCAACCTGGAGAGGAAAGCACTCAACTTTCTGTACCCTCCTCAATGAAGTCTGAGAACAAGAGATTGTGGcaaaatctgttgtacttttCACTGTACCACTACCAGCATTGTCTGCTATACAGTGAAGGAGCATATTCCCTAGTTGTACAATACATGATAtctacagtcatgtacatgcatgATGGTTGCCAATGTGATGTATTCAGTTCATGtattttggttgtttttttagATACTCAAACCTTGTTACCTGATGTAGAAGCAGAAAAGAAGTAAAATGTAACTTTTAAACTGTGCTAGGTTTCTGTCAGGAGATACACGTACTAAAAATCAAAACCTTCCAAACTCTTTGTTACTAGCAGTCTTATTGTCATGACTTATGCATTATGTTCATTTGTCTAAAAATCATGTGCCATTGTTTAGTGGAATTGAAACTGGTTTGCTTCATAAACTGAACATTCAGATATGTCATATGTTAACAAAGTGTGCTTCCTTATGTACGTTGGTTAGATATTTTTGTCATAATAGATATTGGTTATTCAACTCGTTTTGTGTCTTCTCAGTTGCATATGTAGGATTTGTGTAGGTAAGGAAATTCTGGGGAAAATTTATCTAAAATAAATGAAGTCTATATTGTGTGAGAAAGACAACACCTGTTGCCACTTTGGTTCCAACATCTTCCACACCACATAATATGGCATAGTAATCATACATGATTGCTTGGACAAGTAGTTGGATGAATGGATTTTTAAATGAAGCCAAATACACAGCCTTATCAGTGTGATGCCCACTTTTAGATTCCTGCAAACCTTTCTTAGCTACAGTTTTGTTGCTTGGTAACTGGAGCTGTGTTCATCAATTATTTAAATGAAAATTATGCTTGCATAAAGGCCACTCTGGCATCAAAGTATACCAGTTGTAACAAGAATACAAAGAACAAAGTGAAGCCCTTACATTGTTTGCTAGCATTTTTTAATGCCATACGCTCTTCCTGACTCACACACAGCATTGAGCACACAAAAATGGCTTCAAGTTCACACAGATGACATCCTCAAATGGTATACCATAATACTGAGTTTTGGTCCAAGTGTCAAAATTGGCAAAGCTTCTCAGAAGCTGTGTATTAGGTTAAAGAGTTTGTTGTTTTTGAGCAAAAACATTGAAACGATATGGTCTAGTTGGTACTCACAACAGATACAGTATCATACTACTactgtaaaaaaattacaagatcTGCAACACAAGTGGCTCCATCTAACACAAAGCAGTACCTGTTACAGGCTTATTTGATATGTCTCACCCTCCTTTGGGAATCGCGAGTAGTTGACCCCCTTCAGAGCCAACTTTTGTCTTAGTTACACCTATAGTAACATATCCAGTTCCAGATCTAAGTTACAGTATCCAACAGGACTGAACAAAAGAACCAACACACAATGTGTTTACCTAATGACGTGAGAAGCTGTTTCATGTTTATGGCACAACAATGGTTTAGAAATAGTCAGGCATTATTCAAAAGAGCCTGTCCACAATCAGATACTGTTGTACTTGTAAAATGTATCATACTTTAACAAAAACTatagaaattttacatttttttacatgtacaacattaatACTAGTTACAAAACTTTAATGGCAAAAAAGCCATGTGATACAGGTACTGTCCCTAAATAGTTAATATGCAGCAGACAGCCTTAGTTTAAAAACACCTGCATTGAAAAAGCAGGATTGGTCCCACAGCAGTACATTACAATCATCAGCAAGTAAACTGCAACACTTGATCTTAAAATATGCAAGGTACAGCTGCTAACACCAGTCTAAAACAGATCTAGGAGGAGGCCACGGCTAGACCTTGACTTGAGTGTATGTTACTGTTAAATACATAATAGATGAGCTTATGCAATTAGAAGACAAAAATGGAATGCCAATTTTAGCCATAACAGCAGGACTACATCAAGCTGTGCCTGTGAGAAACAGTTACCATGGAATCATGATTATCTGCTGTGTTGCCAGGATATCAGCATTTGTGGTGGCAAACATGTTGGCAGAAGCCTGTAGGTCGCTATGTCAACAGTCTTACAATAAAGCCAATTGGTCCATATGGTGTTATGATACCCACTTTCTACATTAAAAATAAATGCCCAACTCCATGCAAAATATATAAACTTCGGGTGCATTATGTACAACAACAGATCATGCATGATAGTGCTGGTTGAAATTACAGATAAGGTTTTCATAGGTAATGGTGACGCTTTCATTTGGTCTTTGTTCTTTAACCACTTGGAGACTTTGGAATGTTACAAGTTCTCAGTGGGCATTGAAATTAAGTAAAATACAATGGGATATGTAAAATAACTTGGATATGTATGTTTCGAATGTCTCTTGCCCAAACTGACAAACGCAGCAGCTGACAGTGAAAACCTCAACATCATGATtcaatctaacgttacatgtacgacctatgtaaaaaaaaatcactctaTATCTCTGAAGACAAAAACTATGTCTTGTACAGCAAAACATCAAATCACCTTCACATCATTTGATGATCATCTTGGTTTCAACCACACTCTTTTTCATTTCCTGGCATAAAAActcttcatgtacatgtacaggtctgTAAGAAGTCTAGTCAGATTCTGTGTTCTGAACAGCAGTCAGAGTATTGTCACCAGTGCCTCCCACTTGGTCCACTGCGAGAGTTTCCACTTCCGACCTGTCTGCCTGCTTGGCCAGCCTGAGCTGCCTCCGTAAAAAAGTTCTCCTATTGCTGGCATCTGACTCAGACTCTTCGCTTTCATCCCCGGTGGGAGGCAGGATGGGTGGCAGAACAGCCGGTGCTGGTTTGATGCTGACCTCTCTGTCCCGGGCGACATTCTTACTTTCGAGGAACGGTGCGGGGTCGAGAACTTTGCTGCCACTGGGAGTTCTTGGTCTCATTGGCGGAGTCGGTAGTCGACGACCGGATGCTGTGCGTACATTTGCACTGCTGTCTCTGGAATCAGGGGGGCTTGGGTGGATGGCACGAATGGGTCCTGTGACAGGCATGTTTGTAACACCCCTTCTGTACGTTTTACGAGATGAACCGGACTTTTCTCTGCTACTTGGCGGTGTCGGGCTCATGCCCTCGGGCAGAGCCTCCACACCCTCACGGCTTTTTCTCAAGTTCTTTCCAACTTTCACTTGGTGCAACTGGGTTGTGAGATAAGCTATCGTAGCTGACTTAGAATCTAGTTCATTAGACAACTGTGCCATCTTGGTGCTCTTGAGTTTCAGTTCATCTTTGAATTTCTTCTCTTGTGCCCTCAGCTGTTGTTCCAGCATCTCGATTCTCTTGTCTTTCTTCTCAGCCTGTTCCTGAACATCCTTCCACTCGTCATCCTTTTGTTTGAGTTCCTTCTCCAGCCCCACACTTTTCTTACGAAAGTAGTCCTCATCAGGAGTGGAGGTGGTCTCCATGGCGAGTTGGAACGTCAGCTCCGCACATTTCTTCTGGAGTTTGTGCATCTCCTCATGAAGACCCTTCAGAGTTTTTGCATGGTCCTGCTGCATGAACAGGATGGAGCCCTGCGCGCTCCGCAGCTTATCCTGAAGTTGAGTGAGGGTCGCCATCCTGAAGTGGGACCAACCTGGCTCGACTTAATCCCCCCTGGGGGCTTGAGGAATTAGACACAGGTTTCGCCAAGAATCCTTGCTGAACTTTCTTGATCCAGCAGTATTTCCCAACACAGCACCCTCCTTTCAACAGATCACCTGCAACCAAACACATGGATGTTAGAATTTCATTAATCTTTAGTTTGTGTAATAGTTGAGAGAGAACTCTTACAGCTAGCTGGGAAACTGGGTCGCCACGAAAGTATGCGCTGTTGCCATACTGCACGGAGCAGGCCGCCGGCTGGCAGGTGCACTGGATCACACGTACACGTTCACTTCTCCCTTGGTTACCGGGAAAGTTATCCAATATTT
This genomic stretch from Branchiostoma floridae strain S238N-H82 chromosome 13, Bfl_VNyyK, whole genome shotgun sequence harbors:
- the LOC118428807 gene encoding LOW QUALITY PROTEIN: endonuclease III-like protein 1 (The sequence of the model RefSeq protein was modified relative to this genomic sequence to represent the inferred CDS: inserted 3 bases in 2 codons) is translated as MSTSAYFRPVTRSQAAQSGSKFADLKARAQALQTTRSRGGKSTPTAQGGPSSSADPTGPSQKKTAQKRVKREHTKIEYEAEAEGDAKGSSSSAKPRTTHSIKKERWEPERWREQLENIKRMRAARDAPVDSMGCQTCPDKNAAPEVKRYHALISLMLSSQTKDQMTSAAMKRLIDHGLTVDNILKTSDQKLGELIYPVGFWKTKVKYIKNTTQMXKDQYGGDIPATVAEMXQVPGVGPKMAYLTMDVGWGKVEGICVDTHVHRISNRLGWLKKPTKVPEDTRMALEEWLPREHWSELNWLLVGFGQQTCLPVGAKCSGCLNKEICPFGKSQLRYSKNKKSPKK
- the LOC118428808 gene encoding coiled-coil domain-containing protein 92-like gives rise to the protein MATLTQLQDKLRSAQGSILFMQQDHAKTLKGLHEEMHKLQKKCAELTFQLAMETTSTPDEDYFRKKSVGLEKELKQKDDEWKDVQEQAEKKDKRIEMLEQQLRAQEKKFKDELKLKSTKMAQLSNELDSKSATIAYLTTQLHQVKVGKNLRKSREGVEALPEGMSPTPPSSREKSGSSRKTYRRGVTNMPVTGPIRAIHPSPPDSRDSSANVRTASGRRLPTPPMRPRTPSGSKVLDPAPFLESKNVARDREVSIKPAPAVLPPILPPTGDESEESESDASNRRTFLRRQLRLAKQADRSEVETLAVDQVGGTGDNTLTAVQNTESD
- the LOC118428809 gene encoding aspartate beta-hydroxylase domain-containing protein 2-like, which gives rise to MIDPSTYSIAYYFATFVAICIATWWYCSNIQRHRTAMQNSSGEGAYSKCTSPGCLRCRSNSKARGLMLQKLVRHFHDNNLPIGAVQRVIKALQQKDDDLEREGHAMQQPTVLYLQDLDTKLVWTDSIMLEHDVKTLEKNAEILQSEFSAIIRENGWKINNTPTGQWKALYLINQGVRVPETCQKCPKTAKILGKLKFLMNDSGFGNACFSVVDPGTHITGHYGPCNIRVRCHLGLQVPEECSITVGGRRLTWTEGRCLLFDDSFFHEVHHHGNQKDPPRVVFMVDFWHPQVTNLERKALNFLYPPQ